From the Candidatus Bathyarchaeota archaeon genome, the window TGCTCCATATATGAATTTCACACGAAGCCTGTTTAGAAGTTGGTGGAAAATGGTTCTTATTCTCCATTTAGAATTTAGGAATAGTTTTGAGGCGGTGTCACAATTCTCCTTCAGTGACCAATCTGATTATTTCCTTTGACGTTAGATCGCTCAGTCCCAGCTTTTCGACGGTGTATCCTTCTTCGAAATAATTGACTTGATTGATTGTTGACCATAGGTGAATGACTGCTTTGATATTTGGGGTAGAAACTTTTAATAGATCTCCCAGAGAGGCTATCGGTACTAAACCATAAGGCACGTCTTCGGTTACAAATCTGAATTGAAAATTCTTTGGTCCTCTCTCACCTGGATCCAGATATGGCTTGCAATCTTGAATGGCCTCATAGATATTTTTCCCCTTTGCTCCATACATTATGTCTAGCCACTTAGTGGTAGGCGTTACTCTTATCCCCAAAGCATTAGCGACGCTAGCTCGTTCATCATCTACAGCCTGTATTACACTCCCAACCCCAGGTGTAACTCCATCTTTGTAGAAAATGTAATCTCCCTTTGTACGTTCTGTAAAGCCCGCATTTAGCAATGTGATTTGCGGATGAAATATTGGATTTAGATTTTCGAAGCTGGTTTCTAATACATTTGTCGCAGGTATAAGTTGAGGGTAGG encodes:
- a CDS encoding NADP transhydrogenase subunit alpha; this translates as MGYKMKNSLKFAVLGAGHGGYAMAADLTLAGYEVNLFNRSPGPIKAIRKRGGIEITGEAVHGEGFAKIKKTTTDMKEAIEDVDIIMIVVPAYGHKFMIDQSMPYLKDEQIIVFHTGNFASLRLAKELKKRGKKNLLCETSLLIYSCRITGPSSVFVDGLKRKLPTAAFPAIKTDEVLKVLRGAYPQLIPATNVLETSFENLNPIFHPQITLLNAGFTERTKGDYIFYKDGVTPGVGSVIQAVDDERASVANALGIRVTPTTKWLDIMYGAKGKNIYEAIQDCKPYLDPGERGPKNFQFRFVTEDVPYGLVPIASLGDLLKVSTPNIKAVIHLWSTINQVNYFEEGYTVEKLGLSDLTSKEIIRLVTEGEL